A single genomic interval of Zingiber officinale cultivar Zhangliang chromosome 4A, Zo_v1.1, whole genome shotgun sequence harbors:
- the LOC121973388 gene encoding pto-interacting protein 1-like isoform X1: MVSRLKHENVVELVGYSVEGNLRLLAYEFATMGSLHDILHGRKGIKGAQPGPVLSWLQRVKIAVGAAKGLEYLHEKAQPHIIHRDIKSRK; this comes from the exons ATGGTGTCACGGCTGAAGCATGAGAATGTCGTGGAGTTGGTTGGTTACAGTGTTGAAGGAAATCTCCGTCTGTTAGCATATGAGTTTGCTACAATGGGGTCTCTCCATGACATTCTTCATG GACGAAAAGGAATTAAAGGAGCACAACCAGGACCAGTGTTGTCATGGCTCCAAAGAGTTAAAATTGCTGTCGGAGCAGCAAAAGGATTGGAATACCTGCATGAGAAAGCCCAGCCTCATATCATTCATCGTGATATAAAGTCAA GAAAGTGA
- the LOC121973388 gene encoding T-cell defective protein 2-like isoform X2, giving the protein MGDDDDVEEPENEPEAVRKEPTIEKPTPVSAPPKDAERQLSKKELKKKEMAELDALLHEMGIANKDSNTAQNETADKKQLE; this is encoded by the exons AtgggtgatgatgatgatgttgaggAACCTGAAAATGAACCAGAGGCTGTTAGGAAAGAACCAACCATTGAGAAACCTACTCCTGTTTCAGCACCACCCAAAGATGCTGAAAGGCAACTGTCAAAGAAGGAgcttaagaaaaaggaaatggcAGAGTTGGATGCACTTCTACATGAAATGGGCATtgcaaataaagatagtaatactGCACAAAATGAGACAGCTG ACAAGAAGCAATTGGAGTAA